The proteins below are encoded in one region of Rana temporaria chromosome 2, aRanTem1.1, whole genome shotgun sequence:
- the LOC120928547 gene encoding olfactory receptor 1020-like: MTKYFCILGILYMAKWNNTEFKEFILLGLTDNPKLEIILFVLFFIFYIVTLFGNIGIIVAVRLDSRLHSPMYFFLNNLSFLDLCYATIITPKTLVNFLSTSKTIGYYECAVQMYFFAASVTTECFLLGVMAYDRYAAICNPLLYSTIMAKRKCMQLVAGAYTLGYLNATLHTICTFQLPFCKTNKIDHFFCDVPPLLKLSCTKTTMNEILMFIFGGFAESSSLTTIIVSYSYIISTILSIRSKEGRKKAFSTCASHLLAVTIFYSTILFMYLRPSSKYTMSQDRVASVFYSVIIPMLNPLIYSLRNNEVAQALKKIKTKYCCK, encoded by the coding sequence ATGACAAAATATTTCTGCATTTTAGGAATACTTTACATGGCAAAGTGGAATAACACTGAATTTAAGGAATTTATTCTATTAGGACTAACAGACAATCCCAAACTTGAGATTATTCTCtttgtgctgttttttattttctacattgtcactctttttggtaATATTGGCATCATTGTAGCAGTCAGACTTGATTCTCGACTCCACAGccctatgtatttttttcttaataatttATCATTTCTAGACCTTTGCTATGCCACAATTATAACCCCTAAAACATTGGTCAATTTTCTGTCAACATCAAAAACCATTGGTTATTATGAGTGTGCTGTACAGATGTATTTTTTTGCTGCATCTGTCACCACTGAATGCTTCTTATTGGGTGTCATGGCTTATGATCGCTATGCAGCAATATGTAATCCACTCCTGTATTCCACTATAATGGCAAAGAGAAAATGCATGCAGCTTGTAGCTGGAGCTTACACTCTGGGCTACCTCAATGCAACACTGCATACAATTTGTACTTTTCAGTTGCCATTTTGTAAGACCAACAAGATTGACCACTTCTTTTGTGATGTTCCTCCTCTCTTAAAACTATCATGCACCAAGACCACCATGAATGAAATCCTGATGTTCATATTTGGAGGCTTTGCTGAGTCAAGCTCACTCACTACCATTATTGTCTCCTACAGCTATATTATATCGACTATACTTAGTATCCGCTcaaaggagggaaggaagaaggCATTTTCAACATGTGCCTCCCACTTATTGGCAGTTACCATATTTTACAGCACCATCCTTTTTATGTACTTAAGACCTTCCTCTAAATACACCATGAGCCAGGACAGAGTTGCTTCTGTTTTTTACAGTGTCATTATTCCCATGTTAAACCCACTTATCTATAGTTTAAGGAATAATGAAGTAGCGCAGGCTTTAAAGAAGATTAAAACAAAATATTGTTGTAAATAA